A genomic region of uncultured Roseibium sp. contains the following coding sequences:
- a CDS encoding GIY-YIG nuclease family protein, with protein MAFYVYILASRRYGTLYTGVTNDLARRVHEHREKAGSAFTRRYGVTRLVYYETCDSPDAAIAREKRLKRWPRAWKIQAIEKHNPDWCDLYEDLNR; from the coding sequence ATGGCGTTCTACGTCTACATTCTCGCCAGCCGCCGGTACGGAACGCTTTACACCGGCGTCACCAATGACCTGGCGCGGCGGGTCCATGAGCACAGGGAGAAGGCCGGCAGCGCGTTCACCCGGCGATATGGAGTGACCCGGCTGGTTTACTACGAGACCTGCGACTCGCCCGACGCAGCCATCGCCCGCGAAAAACGTCTGAAGCGCTGGCCCCGCGCCTGGAAAATTCAGGCGATTGAGAAACACAATCCGGATTGGTGCGATCTTTACGAAGATCTGAACCGGTAG